The following proteins are encoded in a genomic region of Arachis stenosperma cultivar V10309 chromosome 4, arast.V10309.gnm1.PFL2, whole genome shotgun sequence:
- the LOC130974753 gene encoding uncharacterized protein LOC130974753: MREGGEESIAAATIADPPTSHRRNHDQRKTSPPSLHVSFCRHRGVRRREGEPELPIYPAVECVATVHACSCHGRSTQLPSLFAFCIYFFVEVEVRGGRRGDGEGEGTRGGVGWGREDGEGEEEGERVEGNGSGVGGGVSGGVGGVGGGCGSSVGVGGGGGGERCPKQKCHKLDWVIGVVRVELMKDEDGG; encoded by the exons ATGCGAGAGGGAGGGGAAGAGTCCATAGCCGCCGCCACCATCGCTGATCCGCCCACGAGCCACCGCCGGAACCACGACCAGAGGAAGACGTCACCGCCTTCCCTTCATGTATCTTTCTGCCGCCACCGTGGAGTGCGTCGCCGGGAAGGGGAGCCTGAGCTGCCGATCTACCCAGCCGTGGAGTGTGTCGCCACCGTTCATGCATGCTCCTGCCACGGCCGATCTACCCAGCTACCGTCGCTCTTCGCCTTCTGCATCTACTTCTTT gtggaggtggaggtgAGGGGTGGGAGAAGGGGAGacggggagggggaggggacGCGGGGTGGGGTGGGGTGGGGAAGGGAAGACGGGGAGGGGGAGGAGGAAGGGGAAAGGGTGGAGGGAAACGGCAGCGGCGTTGGTGGTGGTGTTAGTGGTGGTGTTGGTGGTGTTGGTGGAGGTTGTGGCAGTagtgttggtgttggtggtggtggtggtggag AAAGATGTCCCAAGCAAAAATGTCATAAGTTGGATTGGGTGATAGGAGTAGTGCGTGTGGAATTGATGAAGGATGAGGATGGCGGATGA